A part of Escherichia marmotae genomic DNA contains:
- a CDS encoding IS4-like element IS4 family transposase — protein MLIGQALDLVSRYDSLRNPLTSLGDYLDPELISRCLAESGTVTLRKRRLPLEMMVWCIVGMALERKEPLHQIVNRLDIMLPGNRPFVAPSAVIQARQRLGSEAVRRVFTKTAQLWHNTTPHPHWCGLTLLAIDGVFWRTPDTPENDAAFPRQTHAGNPALYPQVKMVCQMELTSHLLTAAAFGTMKNSENELAEQLIEQTGDNTLTLMDKGYYSLGLLNAWSQAGEHRHWMIPLRKGAQYEEIRKLGKGDHLVKLKTSPQARKKWPGLGNEVTARLLTVTRKGKVCHLLTSMTDAMRFPGGEMADLYSHRWEIELGYREIKQTMQLSRLTLRSKKPELVEQELWGVLLAYNLVRYQMIKMAEHLKGYWPNQLSFSESCGMVMRMLMTLQGASPGRIPELMRDLASMGQLVKLPTRRERAFPRVVKERPWKYPTAPKKSQSVA, from the coding sequence TTACCTCGACCCCGAACTCATCTCTCGTTGCCTTGCCGAATCAGGTACTGTAACGCTACGCAAGCGCCGTCTTCCCCTCGAAATGATGGTCTGGTGTATTGTTGGCATGGCGCTTGAGCGTAAAGAACCTCTTCACCAGATTGTGAATCGCCTGGACATCATGCTACCGGGCAATCGCCCCTTCGTTGCCCCCAGTGCCGTTATTCAGGCCCGCCAGCGCCTGGGAAGTGAGGCTGTCCGCCGCGTGTTCACGAAAACAGCGCAGCTCTGGCATAACACCACGCCGCATCCGCACTGGTGCGGCCTGACCCTGCTGGCCATCGATGGTGTGTTCTGGCGCACACCGGATACACCAGAGAACGATGCAGCCTTCCCCCGCCAGACACATGCCGGGAACCCGGCGCTCTACCCGCAGGTCAAAATGGTCTGCCAGATGGAACTGACCAGCCATCTGCTGACGGCTGCAGCCTTCGGCACGATGAAGAACAGCGAAAATGAGCTTGCTGAGCAACTTATAGAACAAACCGGCGATAACACCCTGACGTTAATGGATAAAGGTTATTACTCACTGGGACTGTTAAATGCCTGGAGCCAGGCGGGAGAACACCGCCACTGGATGATCCCTCTCAGAAAGGGAGCGCAATATGAAGAGATCAGAAAACTGGGTAAAGGCGATCATCTGGTGAAGCTGAAAACCAGCCCGCAGGCACGAAAAAAGTGGCCGGGGCTGGGAAATGAGGTGACAGCCCGCCTGCTGACCGTGACGCGCAAAGGAAAAGTCTGCCATCTGCTGACGTCGATGACGGACGCCATGCGCTTCCCCGGAGGAGAAATGGCGGATCTGTACAGTCATCGCTGGGAAATCGAACTGGGATACAGGGAGATAAAACAGACGATGCAACTGAGCAGGCTGACGCTGAGAAGTAAAAAGCCGGAGCTTGTGGAGCAAGAGCTGTGGGGTGTCTTACTGGCTTATAATCTGGTGAGATATCAGATGATTAAAATGGCAGAACATCTGAAAGGTTACTGGCCGAATCAACTGAGTTTCTCAGAATCATGCGGAATGGTGATGAGAATGCTGATGACATTGCAGGGCGCTTCACCGGGACGTATACCGGAGCTGATGCGCGATCTTGCAAGTATGGGACAACTTGTGAAATTACCGACAAGAAGGGAAAGAGCCTTCCCGAGAGTGGTAAAGGAGAGGCCCTGGAAATACCCCACAGCCCCGAAAAAGAGCCAGTCAGTTGCTTAA